One genomic region from Leifsonia sp. Root1293 encodes:
- a CDS encoding LLM class flavin-dependent oxidoreductase, with translation MQFGIFTVSDVTQDPTTGRTPTEGERIKAIVEIAKKTEEVGMDVFALGEHHNPPFFSSSPTTTLAYIAAQTETLLLSTATTLITTNDPVKIAEDYAMLQHLADGRVDLTMGRGNTGPVYPWFGKDIRDGIDLALENYALLQKLWREDFVDWQGKYRTPLQGFQSTPRPLDGVAPFVWHGSIRSPEIAEQAAFYGDGFFANNIFWPKEHYMRLIALYRQRFEHYGHGSADQAIVGLGGQVFMAKNSQDAVDQFRPYFDNAPVYGHGPSLEEFTEMTPLTVGSPQQVIDRYMAMREYYGDYQRQLFLMDHAGLPLKTVLEQLEILGGEVVPVLRKELDAKRPAHVPDGPTHASLVAKRNAERIAARDADASESTQRSGAAFGLVSKGA, from the coding sequence ATGCAATTCGGAATCTTCACGGTGAGCGACGTCACCCAGGACCCCACCACGGGACGCACCCCGACCGAGGGCGAGCGCATCAAGGCGATCGTGGAGATCGCCAAGAAGACCGAAGAGGTCGGGATGGACGTCTTCGCGCTCGGCGAGCACCACAACCCGCCGTTCTTCTCCTCGTCGCCCACGACGACACTCGCCTACATCGCGGCGCAGACCGAGACCCTCCTGCTCTCCACGGCCACGACCCTCATCACGACGAACGACCCGGTGAAGATCGCCGAGGACTACGCGATGCTCCAGCACCTGGCCGACGGTCGCGTCGACCTCACCATGGGCCGCGGCAACACCGGACCCGTCTACCCCTGGTTCGGCAAGGACATCCGCGACGGCATCGACCTCGCCCTCGAGAACTACGCCCTGCTGCAGAAGCTGTGGCGCGAGGACTTCGTCGACTGGCAGGGCAAGTACCGCACCCCGCTGCAGGGCTTTCAGTCCACGCCGCGCCCCCTCGACGGCGTCGCGCCGTTCGTCTGGCACGGCAGCATCCGCTCGCCCGAGATCGCCGAGCAGGCCGCGTTCTACGGTGACGGCTTCTTCGCCAACAACATCTTCTGGCCGAAGGAGCACTACATGCGCCTCATCGCGCTGTACCGTCAGCGCTTCGAGCACTACGGCCACGGCAGCGCGGACCAGGCGATCGTGGGCCTCGGCGGACAGGTCTTCATGGCGAAGAACTCGCAGGACGCGGTCGACCAGTTCCGCCCCTACTTCGACAACGCCCCGGTGTACGGCCACGGACCGAGCCTCGAGGAGTTCACGGAGATGACGCCCCTCACCGTCGGCAGCCCCCAGCAGGTCATCGACCGCTACATGGCCATGCGCGAGTACTACGGCGACTACCAGCGCCAGCTGTTCCTCATGGACCACGCCGGCCTGCCGCTGAAGACCGTGCTCGAGCAGCTCGAGATCCTGGGCGGCGAAGTGGTGCCGGTGCTCCGCAAGGAGCTCGACGCCAAGCGCCCGGCCCACGTGCCGGACGGCCCCACCCACGCGAGCCTCGTCGCCAAGCGCAACGCCGAGCGCATCGCGGCCCGCGATGCCGATGCATCCGAGTCCACCCAGAGGTCCGGCGCGGCCTTCGGCCTCGTCAGCAAGGGAGCCTGA
- a CDS encoding FMN reductase → MITRKLTVLAAGLSQPSSTRLLADRLTDAVVARLRDVHGVDVDLTIVELRDVAKDVTNNLITGFPSPKLESVIEDVTHADGLIVATPIFSGSYSGMFKSFIDVLDPKSLDGMPVLLGATGGTARHSLAIEHALRPLFSYLHAVAVPTGVYAAAEDWGSATDSVGALTSRIERAAGELAALVAVSDRSQQIRDPFALDSSFSVTGGFSAA, encoded by the coding sequence ATGATCACTCGCAAGCTCACAGTGCTCGCCGCCGGCCTCAGCCAGCCGTCGTCGACTCGTCTGCTCGCCGACCGGCTGACGGATGCCGTCGTCGCGCGACTGCGCGACGTGCACGGAGTCGACGTCGACCTGACGATCGTCGAGCTCCGTGATGTCGCGAAGGATGTGACGAACAACCTGATCACCGGCTTCCCGAGCCCCAAGCTCGAGAGCGTGATCGAGGACGTGACGCACGCCGATGGCCTCATCGTGGCGACGCCCATCTTCTCGGGCTCGTACAGCGGCATGTTCAAGTCGTTCATCGACGTGCTCGACCCGAAGTCCCTCGACGGGATGCCGGTGCTCCTCGGAGCCACCGGTGGCACCGCTCGGCACTCGCTGGCCATCGAGCACGCGTTGCGCCCGCTGTTCAGCTACCTGCACGCCGTCGCGGTTCCGACCGGCGTGTACGCCGCAGCCGAGGACTGGGGGAGCGCCACCGATTCGGTCGGAGCCCTCACCTCGCGCATCGAGCGTGCGGCCGGCGAGCTGGCTGCGCTGGTGGCCGTCTCCGACCGGTCGCAGCAGATCCGCGACCCGTTCGCTCTGGACTCCTCCTTCAGCGTGACCGGCGGCTTCAGCGCGGCCTGA
- a CDS encoding DUF5302 domain-containing protein produces the protein MSTEDDSTTQGAPSASDETKRKFREALDKKNSQAKKASGEAHLDGHSAVTHTHGNADTRQEFRRKSG, from the coding sequence ATGAGTACCGAAGACGACTCCACCACGCAGGGCGCCCCGAGCGCCTCGGACGAGACGAAGCGCAAGTTCCGCGAGGCCCTCGACAAGAAGAACAGCCAGGCCAAGAAGGCCAGCGGCGAGGCTCACCTCGACGGCCACTCGGCCGTCACCCACACGCACGGCAACGCCGACACCCGCCAGGAGTTCCGCCGCAAGAGCGGCTGA
- a CDS encoding VanZ family protein: MLHRHPVLGILTVAYLAFVGWVTLTPQPYDGRTASVLERFLDFFARHDATDWITFDRVEAAANVVMFVPVGLFFVLLFGRRLWFVAIIAGALFSVGIEYFQLEFLPSRVADVRDVLTNTAGTILGVLLGLVLSWPKARRISRDRRAVSEAQRTRRLAS, from the coding sequence ATGCTGCATCGCCATCCCGTCCTCGGGATCCTGACCGTCGCCTACCTCGCCTTCGTCGGCTGGGTCACGCTCACGCCGCAGCCGTACGACGGACGCACCGCGAGCGTGCTCGAGCGCTTCCTCGACTTCTTCGCCCGCCACGACGCCACGGACTGGATCACCTTCGACAGGGTCGAGGCTGCCGCGAATGTCGTGATGTTCGTGCCCGTCGGCCTGTTCTTCGTGCTGCTGTTCGGTCGCAGGCTGTGGTTCGTGGCCATCATCGCCGGCGCACTGTTCTCCGTCGGCATCGAGTACTTCCAGTTGGAGTTCCTGCCGAGCCGGGTCGCCGACGTGCGCGACGTTCTCACCAACACCGCTGGAACGATTCTCGGCGTGCTGCTCGGCCTGGTGCTCAGCTGGCCCAAGGCGCGGCGCATCAGCCGGGACAGGCGGGCGGTCTCCGAGGCTCAGCGGACGCGCCGCCTGGCCTCGTGA
- a CDS encoding polyribonucleotide nucleotidyltransferase, translating into MEGPEITFAETVIDNGKYGTRTIRFETGRLAQQAQGSAAAYIDDETMLLSATSVSKQPKDNFDFFPLTIDVEERMYAAGRIPGSFFRREGRPSTEAILTCRLIDRPLRPSFVDGLRNEIQVVVTVLAIAPDELYDVLAINAASMSTQIAGLPFSGPIGGVRVALVPGEHGGGQWVAFPKHSLLEEAVFSMVVAGRVITDAAGNDDVAIMMIEAEATDNSWNLIQGGAIKPNEEVIAEGIEASKPFIKQLVAAQASVAAQASKPTADFKLFPPYAQETYDAVAEIAYEELKGIYQIADKTTRQNADDELKGRVKEAIAAKVEAGELDASANNQVSAAYKSVTKLVVRSRVLNEGVRIDGRGLADIRPLDAEVAVIPRVHGSAIFQRGETQIMGITTLNMLKLEQQIDSLGPVTKKRYMHNYNFPPYSTGETGRVGSPKRREIGHGALAERALVPVLPSREEFPYAIRQVSEALGSNGSTSMGSVCASTLSLLNAGVPLKAPVAGIAMGLISDTVDGQTRYAALTDILGAEDALGDMDFKVAGTSEFVTAIQLDTKLDGIPASVLAAALKQAKDARTTILQVLNAAIDAPDEMAPTAPRVISVQIPVDKIGELIGPKGKTINAIQDETGADISIEEDGTVYIGAVDGPSAEAARAQVNAIANPTNPEVGEQFLGTVVKIAAFGAFVSLLPGKDGLLHISEVRKLAGGKRVENVEDVLGVGQKILVEITKIDDRGKLSLAPVVAEDADTEGSAAHSAGPVEPAEGADIEV; encoded by the coding sequence TTGGAAGGTCCTGAAATCACGTTCGCCGAAACTGTCATCGACAATGGCAAGTACGGCACCCGCACCATCCGCTTCGAGACCGGCCGTCTCGCCCAGCAGGCCCAGGGGTCTGCAGCCGCTTACATCGACGACGAGACCATGCTGCTCTCGGCGACCAGCGTCTCCAAGCAGCCGAAGGACAACTTCGACTTCTTCCCGCTCACGATCGACGTCGAAGAGCGCATGTACGCCGCCGGCCGCATCCCGGGATCGTTCTTCCGTCGCGAGGGTCGTCCCTCGACCGAGGCGATCCTCACCTGCCGCCTGATCGACCGCCCGCTGCGTCCGTCGTTCGTCGACGGCCTCCGCAACGAGATCCAGGTCGTCGTGACCGTTCTCGCCATCGCGCCCGACGAGCTCTACGACGTGCTCGCCATCAACGCGGCCTCCATGTCGACCCAGATCGCCGGCCTGCCGTTCTCCGGCCCGATCGGTGGCGTTCGCGTCGCCCTCGTTCCCGGTGAGCACGGAGGCGGCCAGTGGGTCGCCTTCCCGAAGCACTCGCTTCTCGAGGAGGCCGTGTTCAGCATGGTCGTCGCCGGTCGGGTAATCACGGATGCCGCCGGCAACGACGACGTCGCGATCATGATGATCGAGGCCGAGGCCACCGACAACTCGTGGAACCTCATCCAGGGCGGCGCCATCAAGCCGAACGAAGAGGTCATCGCCGAGGGCATCGAGGCATCGAAGCCGTTCATCAAGCAGCTCGTCGCAGCTCAGGCATCCGTCGCCGCCCAGGCGTCGAAGCCCACCGCAGACTTCAAGCTGTTCCCGCCCTACGCGCAGGAGACCTACGACGCCGTCGCTGAGATCGCCTACGAGGAGCTCAAGGGGATCTACCAGATCGCCGACAAGACCACGCGCCAGAACGCCGACGACGAGCTCAAGGGCCGCGTCAAGGAGGCCATCGCCGCCAAGGTCGAGGCCGGAGAGCTCGATGCCTCCGCCAACAACCAGGTGAGCGCCGCCTACAAGTCGGTCACCAAGCTCGTCGTGCGCTCGCGCGTTCTCAACGAGGGTGTGCGCATCGACGGCCGTGGCCTGGCGGACATCCGCCCGCTCGACGCCGAGGTCGCCGTCATCCCGCGCGTTCACGGTTCGGCCATCTTCCAGCGCGGAGAGACCCAGATCATGGGCATCACCACGCTGAACATGCTGAAGCTCGAGCAGCAGATCGACTCGCTCGGCCCGGTCACCAAGAAGCGCTACATGCACAACTACAACTTCCCGCCCTACTCGACCGGTGAGACCGGCCGAGTCGGGTCGCCGAAGCGTCGCGAGATCGGGCACGGCGCACTCGCCGAGCGCGCCCTCGTGCCCGTGCTGCCGTCGCGCGAGGAGTTCCCCTACGCCATCCGCCAGGTGTCCGAGGCTCTCGGCTCCAACGGGTCGACGTCGATGGGCTCCGTCTGCGCCTCCACCCTCTCGCTGCTGAACGCCGGTGTGCCCCTCAAGGCTCCCGTCGCCGGCATCGCGATGGGCCTCATCTCCGACACCGTCGATGGCCAGACGCGCTACGCCGCCCTGACCGACATCCTCGGTGCTGAAGACGCTCTCGGCGACATGGACTTCAAGGTCGCCGGTACCAGCGAGTTCGTCACGGCCATCCAGCTCGACACCAAGCTCGACGGCATCCCGGCATCGGTTCTCGCCGCAGCCCTCAAGCAGGCGAAGGATGCCCGCACGACGATCCTCCAGGTTCTGAACGCGGCGATCGACGCTCCCGACGAGATGGCACCGACCGCGCCCCGCGTGATCAGCGTGCAGATCCCCGTCGACAAGATCGGCGAGCTGATCGGCCCGAAGGGCAAGACGATCAACGCCATCCAGGACGAGACCGGCGCCGACATCTCCATCGAGGAGGACGGCACCGTCTACATCGGCGCCGTCGACGGACCGTCGGCCGAGGCCGCTCGTGCCCAGGTCAACGCGATCGCGAACCCCACCAACCCCGAGGTCGGCGAGCAGTTCCTCGGAACCGTCGTCAAGATCGCGGCATTCGGTGCGTTCGTCTCGCTTCTCCCCGGCAAGGACGGCCTGCTGCACATCAGCGAGGTCCGCAAGCTCGCCGGTGGCAAGCGCGTCGAGAACGTCGAAGACGTGCTGGGCGTCGGCCAGAAGATCCTCGTGGAGATCACGAAGATCGACGACCGTGGAAAGCTCTCCCTCGCGCCCGTCGTGGCCGAGGACGCCGACACCGAGGGCAGCGCTGCGCACAGCGCCGGCCCGGTCGAGCCCGCTGAAGGCGCCGACATCGAGGTGTAG
- a CDS encoding winged helix-turn-helix domain-containing protein, whose translation MTEPENEGQQRSAAASSTQHPGRDAVLDATALRALAHPLRVRILDELSAYGPLTSSGLATRIGESSGVMSYHLRQLEKAGLVREDESLGTARERWWERRPGSIATPEPSEFPPASPERLATQLITDEWMRSREANFHEYLAEGESVFGQEWLSIAASDTTNLRLTPEQLHQLVVDFDTVLWKYIDAYKQNPSPGSRPVQIHVNAFPLVRGEPTGPDGSTAPRRQGSGSTQNTQNTQNTDNTQDTQAPGQEKQS comes from the coding sequence ATGACCGAGCCAGAGAACGAGGGCCAGCAGCGCAGCGCGGCGGCGAGCAGCACCCAGCACCCCGGGCGCGACGCCGTGCTCGATGCGACCGCTCTGCGGGCACTGGCGCATCCGCTTCGGGTGCGCATCCTCGACGAACTGTCGGCTTACGGTCCCCTCACCTCCAGCGGTCTGGCGACGCGCATCGGCGAGTCCAGCGGCGTGATGAGCTACCACTTGCGGCAGCTCGAGAAGGCAGGGCTCGTGCGCGAGGACGAGAGCCTGGGGACCGCCCGCGAGCGCTGGTGGGAGCGTCGTCCCGGGTCGATCGCCACGCCAGAACCGAGCGAGTTTCCGCCCGCGAGCCCCGAACGCCTCGCCACCCAGCTCATCACCGATGAATGGATGCGCTCCCGTGAAGCGAACTTCCACGAGTACCTCGCCGAGGGTGAGAGCGTCTTCGGTCAGGAGTGGCTGAGCATCGCGGCGAGCGACACCACCAACCTCAGACTCACCCCCGAGCAGCTGCACCAGCTCGTCGTCGATTTCGACACCGTGCTGTGGAAGTACATCGACGCCTACAAGCAGAACCCCTCCCCCGGCTCGCGCCCCGTGCAGATCCACGTGAACGCCTTTCCGCTGGTGCGGGGAGAACCGACGGGGCCCGACGGCAGCACCGCGCCCCGGCGACAGGGCAGTGGCTCGACCCAGAACACCCAGAACACCCAGAACACCGATAACACCCAGGACACCCAGGCACCGGGACAGGAGAAGCAATCATGA
- a CDS encoding Lrp/AsnC family transcriptional regulator — protein sequence MQPIDATDVHLLRALSDDPRATAVALADRLGLSRNTVQTRLARLGTSGVLQSLERRIDATALGYPLSAFIAVHVQQKSLGAIVDAVAAIPEVIQAHGLSGQIDLLVQVVCTDAEHLFRIDGEILAIDGVERTETSLSMGELVPFRLRPLLDRAVE from the coding sequence ATGCAACCGATCGACGCCACCGACGTGCACCTGCTCCGCGCCCTCAGCGACGACCCGAGGGCCACTGCCGTCGCGCTCGCCGACAGGCTGGGACTCTCGCGGAACACCGTGCAGACACGCCTGGCGCGACTGGGCACCTCCGGCGTGCTCCAGTCGCTCGAACGCCGCATCGACGCGACAGCCCTGGGCTACCCGCTGTCGGCCTTCATCGCGGTGCACGTGCAGCAGAAGTCCCTCGGCGCCATCGTCGATGCCGTCGCGGCGATACCCGAGGTCATCCAGGCCCACGGACTGAGCGGACAGATCGACCTCCTGGTGCAGGTGGTGTGCACCGATGCGGAGCACCTGTTCCGGATCGACGGCGAGATTCTCGCGATCGACGGGGTGGAACGCACCGAGACCAGCCTGTCGATGGGCGAACTGGTGCCGTTCAGGCTGCGCCCTCTGCTGGACCGCGCCGTGGAGTGA
- the pdhA gene encoding pyruvate dehydrogenase (acetyl-transferring) E1 component subunit alpha yields MTIHQSLPPLTDAGPMASDAMVQLITPTGARRQNPVFDPWVASLTPTELLGLYEDMVVIRRTDAEATALQRQGELGLWPPVLGQEAAQIGSGRALRHDDFVFSSYREHGVAYCRGVKPAQVTPVWRGVAASGWNPYDVNMAAPQVIIGAQTLHAVGYAMGIQNDGDDAAAIAYFGDGATSEGDVNEALVFAASFRAPVIFFCQNNQWAISEPVGLQAQRSIADRAPGFGIPSLRVDGNDVLAVMAATRVALDRARTGGGPTFIEAVTYRMGPHTTADDPTRYRPQGELEEWRAKDPIARFAAFLTEVGILDDAGVAAVAEKADAVAMELRSACIALRDPAALTVFDNVYAEPNTTIDRERDQYTRYLAMFDDGEADAAGAVAAPPTASTSSTASAPTSSTASATASEGTDR; encoded by the coding sequence ATGACGATCCACCAGTCACTTCCGCCACTCACCGACGCGGGCCCCATGGCCTCCGATGCGATGGTGCAGCTCATCACCCCCACGGGCGCTCGGCGTCAGAACCCGGTCTTCGACCCGTGGGTCGCCTCCCTCACCCCGACCGAACTCCTCGGACTCTACGAGGACATGGTCGTCATCCGGAGAACGGATGCCGAGGCCACGGCCCTGCAGCGTCAGGGCGAACTCGGGCTCTGGCCGCCGGTGCTCGGCCAGGAGGCCGCGCAGATCGGCTCCGGCCGTGCGCTCCGCCACGATGACTTCGTCTTCTCGAGCTACCGCGAGCACGGTGTCGCCTACTGCCGGGGAGTGAAGCCTGCGCAGGTGACACCGGTCTGGCGCGGGGTGGCGGCCTCGGGCTGGAACCCGTACGACGTGAACATGGCCGCGCCCCAGGTGATCATCGGAGCGCAGACCCTGCACGCCGTCGGCTACGCCATGGGCATCCAGAACGACGGCGACGATGCAGCGGCCATCGCCTACTTCGGCGACGGCGCCACGAGCGAGGGCGACGTGAACGAGGCCCTGGTCTTCGCCGCCAGCTTCAGGGCACCCGTCATCTTCTTCTGCCAGAACAACCAGTGGGCGATCTCCGAGCCCGTCGGCCTCCAGGCCCAGCGCAGCATCGCCGACAGGGCGCCGGGGTTCGGCATCCCGAGCCTGCGCGTCGACGGGAACGACGTGCTCGCCGTGATGGCCGCGACCCGCGTGGCGCTCGACCGGGCGCGCACGGGTGGTGGCCCCACGTTCATCGAGGCTGTGACGTATCGCATGGGTCCGCACACGACGGCCGACGACCCCACGCGGTACCGCCCCCAGGGCGAGCTCGAGGAGTGGCGGGCGAAAGATCCGATCGCGCGCTTCGCGGCCTTCCTCACCGAGGTCGGCATCCTCGACGACGCCGGCGTGGCCGCCGTCGCCGAGAAGGCCGACGCCGTCGCCATGGAGCTGCGGTCGGCCTGCATAGCGCTCCGCGACCCCGCCGCTCTCACGGTGTTCGACAACGTCTACGCCGAGCCGAACACGACCATCGACAGGGAGCGCGACCAGTACACGCGCTACCTGGCCATGTTCGATGACGGCGAAGCGGATGCCGCCGGCGCGGTCGCGGCACCCCCGACCGCGTCGACATCCAGCACGGCATCCGCGCCGACATCCAGCACGGCATCCGCCACCGCATCCGAAGGGACGGACCGATGA
- a CDS encoding alpha-ketoacid dehydrogenase subunit beta, whose translation MLDAPVDTQTLTLANAINAGLRRALHDDDRVVLLGEDIGTLGGVYRVTDGLQREFGARRVVDTPLAEAGILGTAVGLAYRGFRPVCEIQFDGFIYPAFDQIVAQVAKLHYRTQGAVRMPITIRVPFGGGIGAAEHHSESPEAYFTHTSGLRVVAVSNPQDAYTMIRQAIASDDPVLYFEPKRRYHQKAPVELDGPLSSAEPMGSARVVVPGDDVTLLAYGPLVQTATDAARAASADGISLEVIDLRSLAPVDYATIEASVRRTGRLVIAHEAGSQGGIGGEIAASVTERCFSYLEHAPVRVTGFDVPYPPSRLEVHHLPGLDRILDGVDRALGRSNSLSELEAGW comes from the coding sequence ATGCTCGATGCGCCAGTGGACACCCAGACCCTCACCCTCGCGAACGCGATCAACGCAGGTCTCCGCCGCGCCCTGCACGACGATGACAGGGTGGTGCTGCTCGGCGAGGACATCGGCACGCTCGGCGGCGTCTACCGCGTGACCGACGGGCTGCAGCGCGAGTTCGGCGCCCGTCGCGTCGTCGACACCCCTCTCGCCGAGGCGGGCATCCTCGGCACCGCCGTCGGTCTCGCGTACAGGGGCTTCAGGCCCGTCTGCGAGATCCAGTTCGACGGCTTCATCTACCCGGCCTTCGACCAGATCGTGGCGCAGGTGGCCAAGCTCCATTACCGGACTCAGGGCGCCGTGCGCATGCCGATCACGATCCGCGTGCCGTTCGGCGGCGGGATCGGCGCCGCGGAGCACCACTCCGAGTCGCCCGAGGCCTACTTCACGCACACCTCAGGACTGCGCGTCGTCGCAGTGTCGAACCCGCAGGACGCGTACACGATGATCCGCCAGGCCATCGCCAGCGACGATCCGGTGCTCTACTTCGAGCCCAAGCGCCGCTACCACCAGAAGGCTCCGGTCGAGCTCGACGGCCCACTGTCGAGTGCCGAGCCGATGGGGTCGGCGCGTGTCGTCGTCCCCGGCGATGACGTCACCCTGCTCGCCTACGGACCGCTGGTGCAGACGGCGACGGATGCAGCACGGGCGGCATCCGCCGACGGCATCTCCCTCGAGGTCATCGACCTGCGCTCGCTGGCGCCCGTCGACTACGCGACCATCGAGGCGTCCGTGCGTCGCACCGGCCGCCTCGTGATCGCCCACGAGGCCGGATCGCAGGGCGGCATCGGCGGGGAGATCGCCGCGAGCGTCACCGAGCGCTGCTTCAGCTACCTCGAGCATGCACCTGTGCGGGTGACGGGCTTCGATGTGCCCTACCCGCCGTCGCGGCTCGAGGTGCACCACCTGCCCGGCCTCGATCGCATCCTCGACGGCGTCGATCGCGCCCTGGGCCGCAGCAACTCGTTGAGCGAGCTGGAGGCGGGCTGGTGA
- a CDS encoding dihydrolipoamide acetyltransferase family protein, with the protein MVSVLKDFRLPDLGEGLTESEIVNWHVGVGDTVTLNQVIAEVETAKAIVELPSPYAGIVARLYAEPGVTVNVGEPIVAFEVEASAGLVGSRATDSAPDAASSAAGSASRGTPDAPAPNLVGYGARVENGVPQRRARRTDAGQSAPQSAPQSAPATSPEPLASEPPATATPPALRPDRPRSTPPVRKLAHDLGIDLDRLTGTGDHGLITREDVEAAASAMPSGAGDVPDRPAPEPSSDHGSGAVRETRTPIRSVRKHTAAAMVQSAFTAPHVTEFLTVDVTATMELLGRLKQDRALAEHRIGILALVAKALCIALRRNPSLNTHWDDVAQEIVEYHYVNLGIAAATPRGLVVPNIPDADGLTLPALADALATLTATAREGRTEPARLTGGTISITNIGVFGIDAGTPILNPGEAAILAMGAVRREPREHEGGIALRDVMTLSLSFDHRLVDGEQGSRFLADIGTMLRDPARVLAMV; encoded by the coding sequence CTGGTGAGCGTTCTCAAGGACTTCCGCCTGCCCGATCTGGGCGAGGGACTCACCGAGTCCGAGATCGTGAACTGGCACGTCGGCGTCGGTGACACGGTGACGCTCAACCAGGTGATCGCCGAGGTCGAGACCGCCAAGGCCATCGTCGAGTTGCCATCGCCATACGCGGGCATCGTCGCGCGGCTGTACGCCGAGCCGGGAGTCACCGTGAACGTCGGGGAGCCGATCGTCGCGTTCGAGGTGGAGGCGTCGGCCGGACTCGTCGGGTCGCGCGCGACGGATTCGGCTCCGGATGCCGCGTCTTCTGCTGCCGGATCCGCTTCTCGAGGCACTCCGGACGCACCGGCGCCGAACTTGGTGGGATACGGCGCCCGCGTCGAGAACGGCGTGCCGCAACGACGCGCCCGACGCACGGACGCCGGGCAGTCCGCCCCGCAGTCCGCCCCGCAGTCCGCACCGGCGACGTCGCCGGAGCCGCTGGCTTCGGAGCCGCCCGCTACCGCGACACCTCCTGCACTCCGGCCCGATCGTCCTCGCTCGACGCCGCCCGTCCGCAAGCTCGCCCACGATCTCGGCATCGATCTCGACCGGCTCACCGGCACCGGGGATCATGGACTCATCACCCGGGAGGATGTGGAGGCAGCCGCATCCGCGATGCCCTCAGGGGCCGGCGACGTCCCGGACCGGCCGGCCCCTGAGCCCTCGTCGGACCACGGTTCCGGTGCTGTGCGCGAGACCCGCACGCCCATCCGCAGCGTGCGCAAGCACACCGCGGCCGCGATGGTGCAGAGCGCGTTCACGGCACCGCACGTGACCGAGTTCCTCACGGTCGACGTCACGGCCACCATGGAATTGCTCGGTCGACTGAAGCAGGATCGGGCGCTCGCCGAACACCGCATCGGCATATTGGCGCTCGTGGCCAAGGCGCTGTGCATCGCCCTGCGACGCAACCCGTCGCTCAACACGCACTGGGACGACGTGGCCCAGGAGATCGTGGAGTACCACTACGTCAACCTGGGCATCGCAGCCGCGACTCCTCGCGGGCTAGTGGTGCCGAACATCCCGGATGCCGACGGTCTCACTCTGCCGGCGCTCGCCGATGCTCTCGCCACTCTGACGGCGACAGCCCGTGAGGGGCGCACGGAACCGGCCCGTCTCACCGGCGGCACGATCTCCATCACCAACATCGGTGTCTTCGGAATCGATGCTGGCACTCCGATCCTGAACCCGGGCGAGGCCGCCATCCTCGCGATGGGAGCGGTGCGCCGCGAACCGCGCGAGCACGAGGGCGGCATAGCGCTCCGCGACGTGATGACGCTGAGCCTGTCCTTCGATCACCGGCTCGTCGACGGCGAGCAGGGGTCGCGGTTCCTGGCCGACATCGGCACGATGCTGCGAGATCCGGCCCGGGTGCTCGCGATGGTGTGA
- a CDS encoding 4a-hydroxytetrahydrobiopterin dehydratase: protein MATLDESDTAADLDGTAFTHEDDSLTASFSTTDFASAVRLLDAVAVVAEELDHHPDVLVGYGSIVFDLSSHDAGGVTARDVRLAKRIQALAEEQGATPAVE, encoded by the coding sequence ATGGCAACCCTCGATGAATCCGACACGGCCGCCGACCTCGACGGCACAGCCTTCACCCATGAGGACGACTCCCTGACGGCGTCGTTCTCCACCACCGACTTCGCGAGCGCCGTGCGACTTCTCGATGCCGTCGCCGTGGTGGCCGAGGAGCTCGATCACCATCCCGACGTTCTGGTCGGCTACGGGTCGATCGTCTTCGACCTCAGTTCCCACGACGCCGGGGGAGTGACCGCGCGCGACGTGAGGCTGGCCAAGCGCATCCAGGCTCTCGCCGAGGAGCAGGGAGCGACGCCAGCGGTGGAGTAG